The following DNA comes from Desulfobaculum xiamenense.
CGGATTTGCATGCGGGCCTTGTGTCGCGGCCCGATGTCGCCTGGAAGCTCGACTTCGCCGGGCCCGTGTACGGCGAGGAGTGGGCTGTCTTCTATAGGAGCGACAGGTTCCGACCTCACGGTCTCGACGATTTTCTTGGCGCGGCCATAGCCGTTCCCGAGGGGAGCGCAGCGGCGCGGAGTCTGGAATGGGAGGCTCCCTACATTCGGCAGATTCCCTTCGCGAACGTGCGGCAGGCCGTGGTCGCCGTGGAGGAGAACGGGCTGGACGGGTTTCTCGCGCCGACGGTCGCCGCGCGCGCCATTCTGCGGGAGGCGGGCCTTGAGGCCCTGTTCGCCAAGCTCACCACGTGGCGACATGTGGAGGATGTGCGACCGGGCGTGGTCAAGGGCGCATCGGAACTGGTGGCCACGATCAACGACGGCTTCGAGTCGATTCGGCGCGATGAGCTGCTGGAGCTTGAAAAGCGCTGGATCAGCAATCCGGACGACTTCCGGTTCCGTGCGCAGCCGCAGGAACTGCGCCTGAGCGCGTGGGAACGTGGCTGGCTGTCGCGGCATCCCTCCGTGACGCTTGGTATCCCGGCCCATTTCCCGCCGTATTCCTTCGTGGATGACAAGGGCGAGCCAGCCGGAATCGCTGTGGACTTCCTGCGCAGTGTTGGCGAACGCGTGGGGCTGGGCGTTCGGCTGGTGCCCGTGGATGGGTGGGGCAGGCTTGTCGAGCAGGTCGGCAGCGGAGTCCTGGACGGCATAGGCTGCGAGGTGCCAACCCATGAACGCAGCTCCATGCTGATCTTTTCCGGGGCGTACTACGAAACGCCGTGGGTCATCGTGGCCCGTAGCGAGGACGGCATTTACTCCGGCATCGAGGACCTTCTCGGCAAGCGTGTCGTTTCGCTGGCAGATGACGCGGCGTACGGCATCCTGAGCCGTTATCCGGACATAGATCTGACGAGCGTGGACAAGCTGGAGGATATGTGGTCCGCCGTGTCCATGGGTGGGGCGGATGCCTGCCTGAGCAATTTCGCCACTGCGAGCTATTCCATTCCCCGGCAGGGCATAGCCAATCTGCGTGTCGCCTGCGTGCTGCGCAACGAATTGCGTCTCGCGGTGGGCGTGCGTCGGGATTGGCCGGAATTGGCAGGCATTCTGGACAAGGGTCTGCGCGCCGTGCCGCCCGCCGAGCGTGATCGCATCCTGCGGCGCTGGGTGGGGGTGCGTGTGGAGGCCGGGCTGGATTCCGGACGGGTGTGGATAGTGGGCATGCAGATGGGGGCGGTGGTCCTGCTGGTCTTCTTCGTCATTGCCTACTGGAATCGCCGTCTCGCGTCCGAGGTGCGGGTGCGCATGCGCGCCGAGGAGGAACTGGCGCGCAGCCACAGCTTTTTGCAGAATCTCATAGATTGCCTGCCGACGCCCGTCTTCCTCAAGAACGCCTCCGGTCGTTACGTGACCGTGAACGAGGCTTTTCTTACGCTTTTCGACAAGCGGGAATCTGAGGTGCTGGGGCGCAGCGAAAAGGAATGCCTGCCGCCTACGCTGGCCGAGAGCGGGATTCGTGCGGACGATTCCCTCGCCGCGACGCGCGAGCGCATCCTCGAATACGAGGCCGCTTTCGAAGACGCAAAGGGCGGACGGCACGACTACATCGTGTCGCGTTCCCTTGTCGGTTCCCTGGATGGCGAGGGCGGCGTGGTGGGCGTGATGCTCGACATCTCCGACCGCAAGCGCGTCGAGATGGCGCTTTTCGAGAGCGAGCAGCGCTTTCTGCTGGCCATGAAGGCCACGTCCGACGGGCTGTGGGATTGGCGCATCGGTCAGCGGGAGATGTATTTCAGTCCGGGCTTCCTCTCCATGTTCGGCTACGCGGAGAATGACCTGCCGCATACGGCGGAGACGTGGGCGCGCCTTGTGCATCCAGAGGATCGCGAGCGTGTGCAGGAACTTTACCGACGGCATATCGAAAACGTTGAGATGTTCCGCATGGACTACCGGATGGTGCATCGCGACGGCTCCACGGTGTGGGTGATGGCGCGGGCCTTCATTCTCGACGAGGCGGGAACCGGCGTGGCCACCCGTGTGGTTGGCACCTATACGGACATCACTCTGCGCAAGGCCATTGAGGCCGAGTTGCAGGTCGCAAAGGAGGCCGCGGAGGGCGCGAACCGCGCCAAAAGTCAGTTCCTTGCCAACATGAGCCATGAGATACGCACGCCCATGAACGGCGTCATCGGCATGTCCGAACTGCTGCTCGATACCGAGCTGACCGATCGCCAGCGGGAGTATGTGAACTCCATTCTCGTTTCGGGCGAATCGCTCCTCACCGTCATCAACGATATTCTCGACTTCTCCAAGATCGAGGCGGGCAAGCTGGAGATCGACCATGTGCCCTTCAGCCTGCGCGATTCTCTTTATACCGACCTGCACGCCATTGGCGGCCGGGCGGCGGAGAAGGGGCTTGAACTGGTCATGCGCGTCGCCCCAAACGTGCCGGACCATCTGCTCGGCGACCCCAAGCGTCTGCGCCAGATCATCCTGAACCTCGTTGGCAATGCCGTGAAGTTCACCGACGTTGGCGAGATCGTCGTTCAGGTCGATTTCGGTGGATACTCCGGCGTGCGGGTGCTGCTGCGATTCTCCGTGCGGGATACGGGCATCGGCATCAATCACGAGGACCAGCGCCGCATCTTCGATCTCTTTGTGCAGGCGGACGGCACCATCACCCGGCGCTACGGCGGGACGGGGCTTGGGCTGGCCATTTCCGCGCAGCTCGTGAACCTCATGGGTGGCGAGATCGCCGTACGCAGCGAGCCGGGGCAGGGTAGCGAATTCGTTTTTGATGTCCTGCTTGAGGAATCGCCAACGCCGGTCGCTCCCGCAACGGGCATCCCCGATCTGTCGGTGCTCGAAAACGTGCGGGTGCTCGTGGTGGACGATAGCGAAACGAATCGGCGCATCCTGTCCGAGAGCCTGCGTCAGTGGAAGATGACGCCGGTGGCCTCGTCCGGCGTCTCCGAAGCCATAGGGTTGATGGAGGGTGCAGTGGTGCGTGGGCGGCCCTACGCCCTTGCCATCGTCGACCGCATGATGCCCGGAGCCGACGGACTGGATTTCCTTGGCGCGGTGCGCCGTCGCAAGGAATTCGAGGGCATGAAGGTCATCATGCTCACCTCGGCCGCGACGCAGGAGGAGGAGCGCCGTGCCCGTGAGCTGGGCGCGGTGGCCTGCCTCGTCAAGCCGGTGGGGCCAGCGGAGCTCATGCGCGCGGTGGCGCTCGCCGTGGGCAGTTGGGAGAACGTGGGGATATCCGGGCAGGCGGAGCCTACCTCGCGTCATCTGAAATCACGGCGGGAACTGGAGATTCTGCTCGTGGAGGATACGGTCATCAATCAGAACGTGGCCAAGGGGATGCTTGTCTCCTTCGGGCACAGCGTCACCGTGGCCGGAAACGGTGTGGAGGCGTTGCGCCTGCTTGAGGATGGCCGTTTCGACATGGTGTTCATGGATGTGCAGATGCCGGAGATGGACGGGGTGGAGGCCACCCGCATCATCCGCGAGCGCGAGCGCACCGCTGGCGGCCATTTGCCCGTGGTGGCCATGACCGCCCACGCCATGCGCGGCGACCGCGAACGTTTCGAGGCCGCCGGAATGGACGATTTCGTGCCGAAGCCCGTGTCGCCTCGGGTCATGTTCGAGGCCGTGGAGCGCGTCGTCTCCGCGATGGCGGGCGGGTCTCAGGACGTGCCAGTGCCGGGCAATGCTCCTGCTCAGGAGGTGGACGCCATTGTGGCGTCGTCCGTGGCGAAGGCTGCGAAGCCGGACGGCGTGACGGTTGAGGCCATGACCGGTGGCGAGGCTCTCCCCACGGCGTTTGGCGTGGAGGAGGATTCGGTGCCCACATCTGCGGAGGCGTCCGCAAGCGGACCGCATCTCGACCCGCGACGCATGGCCGAAAGCTTCGGCGGCCAGCGGGACTTCATTCTCGAAAACGCGCAGATATTCATCGATGACGCTCCAGAGCGCTTCCGTCAGTTCGAGGAAGCCATTCGCGCGGCCGATGCCGAGGCGCTTGGGAAGCTGGCCCATGCCTTCAAGGGGACGATCGGCTGTTTCAGCACTGGGCGGGTGTACGAGGCGGCCCTTGGGCTCGAAAGGATAGGCCGGTCGGGCGATCTGTCCCTCGCGGGGGAGGGGGTGGCGGTCCTGCGTGAACATGTGGACGCCATGATACGGGAATTGCGGGACATATGACGAAAGGCGCGGCGACTGGCCGCGGAAAACGGTTTTTCGGTGGCAGCGCTGGGCCGAATCATGCTATTTTCAGGTGTGGGGGTAAAAGCGATGGCACAAATACTCATTGCAGAAGACGACTACGTGGCGCAGCTCACGGTTTCGAAAATGGTCAGCAAACTCGGGCATGTTCCCTTCGTTAGCCCCAATGGGAGACATGCCTACGAGGCGCTCAAGGCCGCCAACACGTTCCATCTGCTCATCACGGACATCATGATGCCCGAAATGGATGGGCAGCAGCTCATCAAGACGCTTAGGGGCGACAGCCAGTTCATGGATCTTCCGATCATCATCATGTCCGCGGTGGTCGGGGTGAAGGACATAAGCAACCTGCTGGAACTTGGTGCGACGTTCTTTTTGGCCAAGCCCATGCAGGAGCAGGAGCTGGCCCACTACATCGCGCGCTGTCTTGAGTGATTCGGCACAGGCCAAGGGGAGGACATGATGCGAGCCCTTGTGGTGGAGGACGATTTCGTATCGCGTGAGGTTTTGCGGAAGCATCTTGCGCCGTTTTTCGACGTCAACATCGTCGTCAACGGTGAGGAGGCCGTGTCGGCATTCCGCATGGCGAGCGAGGAGCGTCGGCCATACAATCTTGTTGTCATGGACATCATGATGCCTGTGCTCGACGGCTTGTCGGCCCTGAAGCGCATCCGCGAGTTCGAGGCCGAGCGCGATCTCGACCCCGTGACGGTCATCATGGCCACAGCGCTTTCGGACCCGAAGACCGTGATGCAGTCCTTCAACGGGTGTGCGGCTGCCGGGTATATCGTGAAGCCATACGATGGCGAGAAGATTCGCGATCAACTCGTGCGCGCGGGGTTCATCTTCGAGTGAGAGGCCGGAGGCTGGCATGAGCGAAAGTGATGAGATGGTCACGGAATTCTATTCGCAGGTGAACGACGATTTCTATCCGCTGATTATGGAGGGGACCGATCTGCTCGGTCAGGGGCGCGTGCAGGACGGGATAGAGGTTCTTGCGCGCCCGCTGCACACCATCAAGGGTGTTACGGGATTTATGAGCGGATTCGAGATCGCCTCCACCTTCACCCACAAGGTCGAGAGCTTTCTCAAGAAATTGCAGGCGGGCGAACTGGAGCACAGCGAGGAGAACATTACCGCCGCCATGCATGCCGTGACGCACGTTTTCCAGTTGCTGGACCAGATTCGCGAGATGGGCGAGCCGGACAAGGGCGAGATGGATTCCGTCCTCGACCGGCTGGAGAAGGCCTCCGGTGGCGGCGAGGGGGCTGCGACGGCTGCTGTCGGCAGCGTGGATATCGAAAGTTCCGATGGATGCATGGTGGCGCGCGTGTCGATGCCGCGCGTGCATCTGGACGCGCACCGGGAGATTCTGCGTGCCGCGCTTGGCGCTGTGGACTCCGGCATGCGCGTCGTCGTCGACCTTTCTGAAGTCCTCACCATGAACCGCGCCGGATTCGAGACGCTCGAAGAGTTCGCCGGACGCCTCGACCTGCGTGTGTCCGGCATGGGCCCCGGATGCAAGGGAACATTTTACGGCTGGGGGTTCGATTCATCGATTCGCGTGCAGGGCGTCGCGCCGGATACCGGCCCCACGCCCGATGACAATGGCGGGCTGAACTGATGAAGCAGAGCATCGAACAATGCATCGAGGCCCTTGAGGAGCGCATTCTCGTTCTCGAACAGGGACGGGTGAGTCCGGAGGCGCTAAGCGATGCGCTCGGACGCCTCGGTCTGCTGAACGTTCGCTATCCGTCGGCCAATGTGGCCACCCTCATGGATATGCTCATCGACGGCATCGCCCCTGTGACGCCGGAGATGGTCACGGCTTTTTTGAGCATGGCGGACGGGCAGCGCCAGCTGCTGTTTTCCATGGCGGGCATCGTGGAGGACCGCGCGGAGAAGATTCGGGAGTTGCGGGCCAGTGGCGAGTACGTGGAGCCGCAGGAGGCGGGCGGCGAGCGCAGCGACGCAGATGGCGCGCCCGGAAAGTCGTCCGCAACGGAGTCCGCGCCGCAGGATGCGGCGGCGTCCGCTACCGCCGATGACGAACATGCCGAAGTGTCCGCGCCCCAGCAGGCCGAGTCCGGAAAGGCCAAGGCCCAGCCAGCGGCACCAGCCAAAGGCGGCAAGGGCGGCTCCGAAATTTCGTCCATCCGCGTGAGCACCGAAAAGCTCGACACACTCATCGATTACGTGGGCAAGCTCATGACGCAGTATGCGGTCATCGCCCAGAATCCCTCGCTGGATGCCAAGGCCATCGCCGGGATGAAGGAGCTTGAGACCGTCATCGCCAGCATCAAGAACGAGGTGGAGAAGATACGCCTCGTGCCGCTCAAGCAGATTTTCACGCCAATGCATCGGCTGGTGAGCAGCCTGACCCTCAAGATGGGCAAGAAACTGCGTTTCGAGGTGGTTGGCGACGATCTCGAACTCGACAAGACCATCGTCGAGCACATCAACGAACCGTTGGTGCATCTGCTGCGCAATGCCGTGGACCACGGCATGGAGATGCCCGAGGACCGCGCCATGGCGGGCAAGGACGAGACCGGCA
Coding sequences within:
- a CDS encoding response regulator, with the protein product MMRALVVEDDFVSREVLRKHLAPFFDVNIVVNGEEAVSAFRMASEERRPYNLVVMDIMMPVLDGLSALKRIREFEAERDLDPVTVIMATALSDPKTVMQSFNGCAAAGYIVKPYDGEKIRDQLVRAGFIFE
- a CDS encoding chemotaxis protein CheA, whose amino-acid sequence is MKQSIEQCIEALEERILVLEQGRVSPEALSDALGRLGLLNVRYPSANVATLMDMLIDGIAPVTPEMVTAFLSMADGQRQLLFSMAGIVEDRAEKIRELRASGEYVEPQEAGGERSDADGAPGKSSATESAPQDAAASATADDEHAEVSAPQQAESGKAKAQPAAPAKGGKGGSEISSIRVSTEKLDTLIDYVGKLMTQYAVIAQNPSLDAKAIAGMKELETVIASIKNEVEKIRLVPLKQIFTPMHRLVSSLTLKMGKKLRFEVVGDDLELDKTIVEHINEPLVHLLRNAVDHGMEMPEDRAMAGKDETGTLTLSAERRGDKAFITVEDDGKGIDPERIRAKAVERGLMTGDEVIAPEEVLRFILKSGFSTAEKVTDVSGRGVGMDAVAHSIEGKLGGEICIRSNVGQGSVFTLAIPLERSLSEGIVDALIVRLAGELFVVPSQSVLEVYAVRRRDIASMPGGEETVDVRGELYSLFRLDRYFGLAASGGVNGSSQAVVIKVGNRRAAFLVDEVLRQQQVVVANFTIPVKDIYRVPILGYGMIGERDALVLDVESLLDYMQA
- a CDS encoding Hpt domain-containing protein, with the protein product MSESDEMVTEFYSQVNDDFYPLIMEGTDLLGQGRVQDGIEVLARPLHTIKGVTGFMSGFEIASTFTHKVESFLKKLQAGELEHSEENITAAMHAVTHVFQLLDQIREMGEPDKGEMDSVLDRLEKASGGGEGAATAAVGSVDIESSDGCMVARVSMPRVHLDAHREILRAALGAVDSGMRVVVDLSEVLTMNRAGFETLEEFAGRLDLRVSGMGPGCKGTFYGWGFDSSIRVQGVAPDTGPTPDDNGGLN
- a CDS encoding transporter substrate-binding domain-containing protein, which gives rise to MTSSRFETPIRTRDRNRPQSTRGVCRVAGHSLCRIALALGCLVLVCGILGSGRVCAAPDDVGPPVRLAFMEARPYYFLGARGEARGILVDLWKMASARSGHDVRFEIAPMSEALRMVAEGEADVLPAVARTPSRERLFDFTSPFASIRMYVYSRPEVFPDGAPQTIAELAGHDFGVVAGNFDYEMAADAGMLDGATIFPTYGELCLALAHGRVSAAVMPEALASVYLAYAGAGAQVTLSDNPALTVEVCAAVHKGNRRLLETVQATLGGVSEEELAAVFRDWMGAAPLEKPESGQFDELGGVRVALPRDLPPYSVARAGDRMRGLLPDLWQAWSGHTGVRVTFVPADRDGRELVLADQADIAHDFSASDGTVPGMESLALPIDNTTSLFFSARLYGVKTPADLHGFELGASWPVGGSVPGLQDGGAVAVRTFETVDGLFGAVASGKVLAFVHPTQPALSALRSRGILDAFRYHADRPLKRSALKALVRSDDALLLRAVREGMLAIGEDELRSLQHRWNPLREEHRGRSLVVAMNRDDPPWSFATEDGRAAGLFADIWRLWSERTGRGVSFLLNDETGAVRDVQSGIADLHAGLVSRPDVAWKLDFAGPVYGEEWAVFYRSDRFRPHGLDDFLGAAIAVPEGSAAARSLEWEAPYIRQIPFANVRQAVVAVEENGLDGFLAPTVAARAILREAGLEALFAKLTTWRHVEDVRPGVVKGASELVATINDGFESIRRDELLELEKRWISNPDDFRFRAQPQELRLSAWERGWLSRHPSVTLGIPAHFPPYSFVDDKGEPAGIAVDFLRSVGERVGLGVRLVPVDGWGRLVEQVGSGVLDGIGCEVPTHERSSMLIFSGAYYETPWVIVARSEDGIYSGIEDLLGKRVVSLADDAAYGILSRYPDIDLTSVDKLEDMWSAVSMGGADACLSNFATASYSIPRQGIANLRVACVLRNELRLAVGVRRDWPELAGILDKGLRAVPPAERDRILRRWVGVRVEAGLDSGRVWIVGMQMGAVVLLVFFVIAYWNRRLASEVRVRMRAEEELARSHSFLQNLIDCLPTPVFLKNASGRYVTVNEAFLTLFDKRESEVLGRSEKECLPPTLAESGIRADDSLAATRERILEYEAAFEDAKGGRHDYIVSRSLVGSLDGEGGVVGVMLDISDRKRVEMALFESEQRFLLAMKATSDGLWDWRIGQREMYFSPGFLSMFGYAENDLPHTAETWARLVHPEDRERVQELYRRHIENVEMFRMDYRMVHRDGSTVWVMARAFILDEAGTGVATRVVGTYTDITLRKAIEAELQVAKEAAEGANRAKSQFLANMSHEIRTPMNGVIGMSELLLDTELTDRQREYVNSILVSGESLLTVINDILDFSKIEAGKLEIDHVPFSLRDSLYTDLHAIGGRAAEKGLELVMRVAPNVPDHLLGDPKRLRQIILNLVGNAVKFTDVGEIVVQVDFGGYSGVRVLLRFSVRDTGIGINHEDQRRIFDLFVQADGTITRRYGGTGLGLAISAQLVNLMGGEIAVRSEPGQGSEFVFDVLLEESPTPVAPATGIPDLSVLENVRVLVVDDSETNRRILSESLRQWKMTPVASSGVSEAIGLMEGAVVRGRPYALAIVDRMMPGADGLDFLGAVRRRKEFEGMKVIMLTSAATQEEERRARELGAVACLVKPVGPAELMRAVALAVGSWENVGISGQAEPTSRHLKSRRELEILLVEDTVINQNVAKGMLVSFGHSVTVAGNGVEALRLLEDGRFDMVFMDVQMPEMDGVEATRIIRERERTAGGHLPVVAMTAHAMRGDRERFEAAGMDDFVPKPVSPRVMFEAVERVVSAMAGGSQDVPVPGNAPAQEVDAIVASSVAKAAKPDGVTVEAMTGGEALPTAFGVEEDSVPTSAEASASGPHLDPRRMAESFGGQRDFILENAQIFIDDAPERFRQFEEAIRAADAEALGKLAHAFKGTIGCFSTGRVYEAALGLERIGRSGDLSLAGEGVAVLREHVDAMIRELRDI
- a CDS encoding response regulator encodes the protein MAQILIAEDDYVAQLTVSKMVSKLGHVPFVSPNGRHAYEALKAANTFHLLITDIMMPEMDGQQLIKTLRGDSQFMDLPIIIMSAVVGVKDISNLLELGATFFLAKPMQEQELAHYIARCLE